Proteins encoded by one window of Maliibacterium massiliense:
- a CDS encoding sugar ABC transporter ATP-binding protein: MAELFRMEGISKSFPGVKALDNVSFTVNEGEVHGLVGENGAGKSTLMKVMSGVYRADEGKMYMRGEEVNIPNVAAAQKLGISIIFQELNLCPTLTVADNIFIGRPPRKGPFIDDKKMHAEAKAILDDLGIDINTHAVVRSLSVAKQQMVEIAKSISFNAKLLVLDEPSAALSEKEVQQLMEIIKKLQKRGVGMVYISHRLEELDYICERVTVLRDGKSIGTRMYKDVTMDELVNMIAGREMDDRFPQHKRTIGDVVFEARNVRVGKTLNCEEIKVRKGEILGVSGLVGAGRSEIMRAIFGADPADSKEIYLEGKKITINTPHQAINHGIGFVTEDRKFNGLALSLDVRFNINMAHIDQLTKHGIVNDKEATRNAKHYIDALTIRTPGLYQSVVNLSGGNQQKVVLAKWLCNNVKVLIMDEPTRGIDVGSKYEVYELMNELSDQGVAIIMISSELPEILGMSDRIIVIHQGEVNGEMDVKDATQEKLLYLAAGYNKLEGKRKAAGE; the protein is encoded by the coding sequence ATGGCTGAACTATTCCGTATGGAAGGCATCAGCAAATCATTCCCCGGCGTAAAGGCGCTGGACAACGTATCCTTTACCGTGAACGAAGGCGAGGTGCATGGCCTTGTCGGCGAGAACGGCGCAGGAAAATCCACTCTGATGAAGGTGATGAGCGGCGTATATCGTGCCGATGAAGGCAAGATGTACATGCGCGGCGAGGAGGTCAACATCCCCAATGTCGCTGCCGCCCAGAAGCTGGGCATCAGCATCATCTTCCAGGAACTGAACCTCTGTCCCACGCTGACGGTGGCTGACAACATCTTTATCGGCCGTCCGCCCAGAAAAGGGCCCTTCATCGACGACAAGAAGATGCACGCAGAGGCCAAGGCCATCTTGGATGACCTGGGCATCGACATCAACACCCACGCGGTTGTGCGCTCCCTGAGCGTCGCCAAGCAGCAGATGGTGGAGATCGCCAAGTCCATCTCCTTCAACGCCAAGCTGCTGGTGCTGGACGAACCCAGCGCAGCGCTTTCCGAAAAGGAAGTGCAGCAGCTGATGGAAATCATCAAAAAGCTGCAGAAGCGCGGCGTGGGCATGGTCTACATCTCCCACCGCCTGGAGGAGCTCGATTATATCTGCGAGCGCGTCACCGTGCTGCGTGATGGCAAGAGCATCGGCACGCGCATGTACAAGGACGTCACGATGGATGAGCTGGTCAACATGATCGCGGGCCGCGAGATGGACGACCGCTTCCCCCAACACAAACGCACCATTGGCGACGTGGTCTTTGAGGCGCGCAATGTGCGGGTGGGCAAGACCCTCAACTGCGAGGAGATCAAGGTGCGCAAGGGCGAGATCCTGGGCGTATCCGGCCTGGTAGGCGCAGGCCGCAGCGAGATCATGCGCGCAATCTTCGGCGCGGATCCCGCCGATTCTAAGGAGATTTACCTGGAAGGCAAAAAGATCACGATCAATACCCCCCACCAGGCCATCAACCACGGCATTGGCTTTGTTACAGAGGACCGCAAATTCAACGGCCTGGCCCTGAGCCTGGATGTTCGCTTCAATATTAATATGGCGCACATCGATCAGTTGACGAAGCACGGTATAGTCAACGATAAGGAAGCGACGCGTAACGCGAAGCACTATATCGACGCCCTCACTATTCGCACCCCTGGTCTCTACCAGTCGGTGGTCAACCTCTCGGGTGGCAACCAGCAGAAGGTTGTCTTGGCCAAGTGGCTGTGTAACAACGTCAAGGTGCTGATCATGGACGAGCCGACGCGCGGCATTGACGTCGGTTCCAAGTATGAGGTCTACGAGCTGATGAACGAGCTCAGCGACCAGGGCGTGGCCATCATCATGATCTCCTCGGAGCTTCCCGAGATCCTGGGCATGAGCGATCGTATCATCGTCATTCACCAGGGCGAGGTCAACGGTGAGATGGATGTCAAGGACGCGACGCAGGAGAAGCTGCTGTATCTGGCGGCCGGCTACAACAAACTGGAAGGTAAGCGCAAAGCTGCCGGCGAATAA
- a CDS encoding ABC transporter substrate-binding protein has translation MLFACSPSTTQPSGATSASASSPSADKPADGKKTFYFITKVLGNAYWAVVEDGVRAAAEEKGVEVVYTGLQQETDVEKQVQLVADAIQAEPDAILIAPCDSFAMVNSVKEAYDTGIPVILIDTAVDGDAYTACVKTDNVKAGAICAEEMIRHLKERNVDHATVGILATSSGSQTVIDRIDGFTEYFEANAPDDWKILTNEIKYSEGDLNKCVNNTQDILMAHPDCNALWAINGSSTDAAGTVIKELGRDDVVVVGVDFFTNTEDLIRDGYIQSAVVQQQYMMGYEGVMRALDVLEGKQVEKVIDTGVVPISLENIDTPEAEKVMYPAGRPKK, from the coding sequence ATGCTTTTTGCATGTTCCCCTTCCACCACGCAGCCTTCGGGGGCCACCTCGGCTTCGGCCTCCTCCCCTAGCGCAGATAAACCTGCGGACGGTAAAAAGACATTTTATTTTATTACCAAAGTGCTGGGCAACGCCTATTGGGCCGTGGTAGAGGATGGCGTGCGCGCCGCCGCGGAGGAAAAGGGCGTGGAGGTTGTCTACACTGGCCTGCAGCAGGAGACTGACGTGGAAAAACAGGTGCAGCTGGTAGCGGATGCCATCCAGGCTGAACCGGACGCCATTTTGATCGCGCCGTGCGATTCCTTTGCCATGGTCAATTCCGTAAAGGAGGCCTACGACACGGGCATCCCGGTTATCCTGATCGATACGGCCGTGGACGGCGATGCGTACACCGCATGCGTCAAGACGGACAACGTCAAGGCAGGCGCCATTTGCGCAGAGGAAATGATCCGGCATTTAAAGGAGCGCAACGTGGACCACGCAACCGTCGGCATCCTGGCAACCTCCTCCGGCTCCCAGACCGTCATCGACCGCATCGACGGCTTTACGGAGTACTTTGAGGCGAACGCCCCGGACGACTGGAAGATTCTCACCAACGAGATCAAATACAGCGAGGGCGATTTGAACAAGTGCGTCAACAACACCCAGGATATCCTCATGGCGCATCCGGACTGCAACGCGCTCTGGGCGATCAACGGCAGCAGCACCGACGCGGCAGGCACAGTCATCAAAGAGCTTGGCCGTGACGACGTGGTGGTGGTCGGCGTCGACTTCTTTACCAATACCGAGGACCTCATCCGCGATGGCTACATCCAGTCGGCCGTGGTGCAGCAGCAGTATATGATGGGCTACGAGGGCGTCATGCGCGCGCTCGACGTGCTCGAGGGCAAACAAGTCGAGAAGGTCATCGATACGGGCGTGGTCCCCATCAGCCTGGAAAACATCGACACGCCGGAGGCCGAAAAGGTCATGTATCCGGCTGGACGCCCGAAAAAATAG
- a CDS encoding LacI family DNA-binding transcriptional regulator translates to MKPKVTIKMIAERAGTSIGTVDRALNNRPGIGKATKARVLTLAQEMGYTPNQFASALSRKKAIRIAAVYPSHSVFFYNYIANGINRARQEFTDYGVEIDDICAGSLDLQDQEELIRSTDWQKYDGIAINPGANAIGAYIDRFMDWNVPVITFNTDVVDSKRLFYVGHDTAQSGRLGGELMGKMLGGKGGVAILGTNCASLSHLESSAGFTQVIRTDYPDIAIYTCAEYRGNVLAACENTLALLKEHPDIRAVFSTGTGGTMGASMAVKRLNRRDIAVIGYDLTEFTIDALKEGWCTAVLYQDPFQQGYQALRLLARHLLEGWLPPQDHLLIRAKIVLKNNLDNYINSQASDIPFFIP, encoded by the coding sequence ATGAAACCCAAAGTTACCATCAAAATGATCGCGGAGAGGGCGGGCACCTCCATCGGCACCGTTGACCGCGCCCTGAACAACCGGCCGGGCATCGGCAAGGCAACCAAGGCGCGCGTGCTGACGCTTGCCCAGGAGATGGGCTACACCCCCAACCAATTTGCAAGCGCCCTGAGCCGCAAAAAAGCCATCCGCATTGCGGCCGTATACCCCAGCCATTCGGTATTCTTTTACAATTACATTGCAAACGGCATCAACCGTGCGCGGCAGGAGTTTACCGACTACGGCGTGGAGATAGACGATATCTGCGCAGGCTCGTTGGATCTGCAGGACCAGGAGGAGCTCATCCGAAGTACGGACTGGCAGAAATATGATGGCATTGCCATCAACCCCGGCGCCAACGCCATTGGCGCCTACATCGACCGCTTTATGGACTGGAATGTGCCGGTCATCACCTTCAATACGGACGTAGTGGATTCCAAACGCCTGTTTTACGTGGGACACGATACCGCGCAATCCGGCCGGCTGGGCGGCGAGCTGATGGGCAAGATGCTGGGCGGCAAGGGCGGCGTGGCCATTTTGGGCACCAACTGCGCGAGCCTCTCCCATCTGGAGTCCAGCGCCGGCTTTACACAGGTGATCCGCACGGACTATCCCGATATCGCCATCTACACCTGCGCTGAGTACCGCGGCAACGTGCTGGCCGCCTGTGAGAACACGCTGGCGCTGCTGAAGGAACATCCGGATATCCGCGCGGTGTTTTCCACCGGTACAGGCGGCACCATGGGCGCCTCCATGGCGGTAAAGCGGCTGAACCGGCGCGATATAGCGGTCATCGGCTACGACCTGACGGAGTTTACCATCGACGCATTGAAAGAGGGCTGGTGCACCGCCGTGCTGTACCAGGATCCCTTTCAGCAGGGCTACCAGGCGCTGCGTCTGCTGGCGCGCCACCTGCTGGAGGGATGGCTCCCGCCGCAGGACCACCTGCTGATTCGCGCCAAAATCGTTTTGAAAAACAATCTGGACAACTATATCAACAGCCAGGCGTCCGATATTCCCTTTTTCATCCCATAA
- a CDS encoding asparaginase domain-containing protein has protein sequence MQRNIGKKGMRISALLCMIALLGALLCGCLPEQVSGPCASPSAQSVVLAPTPTITVMASPTATPQPLPSLSPSATPTPSPSPSPTPTPAPTQEQVTDESLPTILVLRTEPEAQQTTGDAEKEDAAAQQFLDAVSRLKLVANVKSETFGPLQGADITSDDWLALSKLVSARLADDAVDGLVITHCPATMAETAYFLNLTVHTQKPVVLTGALDAHEEGALYLRDAITVASNPDARDRGVLVCMRQTIYSARHCSAQSVYGVDRNAGALGFVAGGNVSLNMRTSRIHTQESEFDVSALDKLPRVEIAWQYAGASAGPLRYLMDTKPDGVVLGCVQGVSQETAAVLQQAGGTVPVVRASALADGMLVRNGDAPDDALGTIAAGDLTCTQARILLMLALTKTQDAAEIQRMMEIY, from the coding sequence ATGCAACGTAATATTGGGAAAAAAGGGATGCGCATATCGGCCCTGCTGTGCATGATTGCGTTATTGGGGGCGCTGCTGTGCGGCTGCCTGCCGGAACAGGTGTCCGGCCCCTGTGCTTCGCCCAGCGCGCAGAGCGTAGTGCTGGCGCCCACGCCCACCATCACAGTGATGGCGTCGCCCACCGCCACGCCCCAGCCGCTGCCCAGCTTATCGCCCAGCGCGACGCCTACGCCCAGCCCTTCGCCGTCGCCTACGCCCACGCCTGCCCCGACGCAGGAGCAGGTGACAGACGAGAGCTTACCTACCATTTTGGTGCTGCGCACGGAACCCGAAGCCCAACAGACAACGGGCGATGCAGAGAAGGAGGATGCAGCCGCACAGCAGTTCCTTGACGCGGTTTCGCGCCTCAAGCTGGTTGCGAACGTCAAAAGTGAGACGTTCGGCCCGCTTCAGGGGGCGGACATCACAAGCGACGACTGGCTGGCGTTGAGCAAGCTGGTGAGCGCGCGCCTGGCGGACGATGCGGTTGACGGCCTGGTCATTACGCATTGTCCCGCCACGATGGCGGAGACGGCCTATTTCCTCAACCTAACGGTGCACACGCAAAAACCGGTGGTGCTCACAGGCGCACTTGACGCGCACGAGGAGGGGGCGCTGTACCTGCGCGACGCGATTACCGTGGCGAGCAATCCCGATGCACGAGATCGCGGGGTGCTGGTCTGCATGCGGCAGACGATTTACAGCGCGCGCCACTGCAGCGCGCAGAGCGTTTACGGCGTGGACCGCAATGCGGGCGCGCTGGGGTTTGTCGCGGGGGGAAACGTTTCGCTCAACATGCGCACCAGCCGTATACACACCCAAGAGAGCGAATTTGACGTCTCTGCGCTGGACAAGCTGCCGCGCGTAGAGATCGCCTGGCAGTATGCGGGAGCAAGCGCGGGGCCGCTACGCTATCTGATGGACACCAAGCCCGACGGCGTGGTGCTGGGCTGCGTGCAGGGCGTCTCCCAGGAGACGGCTGCGGTGCTGCAACAGGCGGGCGGCACGGTGCCTGTGGTGCGCGCAAGCGCGCTTGCCGATGGGATGCTGGTGCGCAACGGGGACGCTCCGGACGACGCGCTGGGTACCATCGCGGCGGGGGATCTTACCTGCACGCAGGCGCGCATTTTATTGATGCTGGCACTGACAAAAACGCAGGATGCCGCGGAGATCCAGCGCATGATGGAGATCTATTGA
- a CDS encoding zinc ribbon domain-containing protein, whose product MGRTVLTLPVAAQHQQQAVAMIAAYLATEGFSQNVYKGAPCYKKGTGMGTAMQFIKIDQDNQHIYLSAWLRSGVGGAYIGGEMGINGAFGALPKKMLRDRVMHLQNMLQIQFGATPGAQALETDLHDGQEGALPEAQAPAAAHAAVQQPDQVQCAGAQAPDASQSPAPAQDASLTKKFCARCGTQAAPDARFCPACGRRFTI is encoded by the coding sequence ATGGGCAGAACCGTTTTGACGCTTCCCGTCGCGGCGCAACACCAGCAGCAAGCCGTCGCGATGATCGCTGCATATCTGGCGACGGAAGGATTTTCACAGAACGTCTACAAGGGCGCGCCGTGCTACAAGAAGGGCACGGGCATGGGCACGGCAATGCAGTTTATCAAAATCGATCAGGACAACCAGCATATATATCTGAGCGCATGGCTGCGCAGCGGCGTGGGCGGCGCGTATATCGGGGGCGAGATGGGGATCAACGGCGCCTTTGGCGCGCTGCCCAAGAAAATGCTGCGCGACCGCGTGATGCACCTGCAGAACATGTTGCAGATTCAATTTGGCGCCACGCCGGGCGCGCAGGCGTTGGAGACGGATCTGCACGACGGGCAGGAAGGCGCGCTGCCCGAAGCCCAGGCTCCAGCGGCGGCGCATGCCGCTGTGCAGCAGCCGGACCAAGTTCAGTGCGCCGGCGCGCAAGCCCCGGATGCATCGCAGTCTCCCGCGCCTGCTCAGGATGCGTCCCTAACAAAAAAATTTTGTGCGCGCTGCGGCACCCAGGCAGCGCCGGACGCCCGCTTCTGCCCCGCATGCGGGCGCCGCTTTACCATATGA
- a CDS encoding Fe-Mn family superoxide dismutase — translation MAQHYPFAPIPLPYAYDALLPAVTPETLYCHQRQIYAAYVDQLNALLSAYPQYHSMDLETLIAGDLNLPATIAQRISFLAGGIYCHELHFTGMAPAPLEPPAGPLAGAIAGRYGSIDAFKELFFQAAESINGTGFVWLNTDASGDIHIMTSTSYQTPDLHVFTPLFALDTWEHAYFCQWHANLRGYGMRWFDVLDWTQAGRRFIMSRRP, via the coding sequence ATGGCCCAGCACTATCCTTTTGCACCGATACCGCTGCCCTACGCATACGACGCGCTGCTGCCCGCCGTTACACCCGAGACACTCTACTGCCATCAGCGGCAGATATACGCCGCGTACGTCGACCAGCTCAATGCGCTGCTCAGCGCGTATCCGCAGTACCACAGCATGGACCTGGAGACGCTCATCGCAGGCGACCTCAACCTGCCTGCCACCATCGCGCAGCGCATCTCCTTTTTGGCTGGCGGCATCTACTGCCATGAACTGCACTTTACCGGCATGGCGCCCGCGCCGCTGGAACCGCCCGCAGGGCCACTTGCCGGCGCCATTGCAGGGCGTTACGGGTCAATCGATGCCTTTAAGGAGCTCTTTTTTCAGGCCGCCGAGAGCATCAACGGCACCGGCTTTGTGTGGCTGAATACGGACGCAAGCGGGGACATCCACATCATGACCTCCACCTCTTACCAGACGCCGGACCTGCACGTCTTTACGCCGCTGTTTGCGCTGGATACCTGGGAGCACGCCTACTTCTGCCAGTGGCACGCCAACCTACGCGGCTATGGTATGCGCTGGTTTGACGTGCTGGACTGGACGCAGGCGGGCAGGCGCTTTATCATGTCCCGCAGGCCGTAA
- a CDS encoding helix-turn-helix transcriptional regulator: MAKNTRLRAARASRDFSQQQLAEAVGVSRQTIIAIEKGDYNPTINLCIAICRALGKTLDELFWEA, from the coding sequence ATGGCAAAGAACACGCGCCTGCGCGCAGCGCGCGCATCACGGGATTTCTCGCAGCAGCAGCTGGCCGAGGCAGTGGGGGTTTCACGGCAGACCATCATTGCCATTGAAAAGGGAGATTACAATCCCACCATCAACCTGTGCATTGCCATTTGCCGCGCATTGGGCAAGACACTTGACGAACTATTTTGGGAGGCGTAG
- a CDS encoding DUF3862 domain-containing protein: MKRLYSNKKTGPVFRSRHRPQTRVAGSRRVLLWGAGALILAVLTLSILGFAGVFARRAPDPLPTDGAKVTRAQFDQLQNGMQYDQVKAILGAEGELISESCPSSSKTYVTMYMWLGNGAMGSNVTCTFEDGRLTNKAQLDLK, encoded by the coding sequence ATGAAGCGTCTTTACAGCAACAAAAAAACAGGCCCTGTCTTTCGTTCCCGCCACCGCCCGCAAACGCGCGTTGCGGGCAGCCGGCGCGTCCTTCTATGGGGCGCCGGCGCGCTGATACTGGCGGTGCTAACCCTCTCTATATTGGGTTTTGCGGGCGTGTTTGCCCGCAGGGCGCCCGATCCACTGCCCACCGATGGCGCCAAGGTGACGCGCGCGCAGTTTGATCAGCTGCAAAACGGCATGCAGTACGATCAGGTGAAGGCCATTTTGGGCGCAGAGGGAGAGCTGATCTCGGAATCCTGCCCCTCCTCCAGCAAAACCTACGTCACTATGTACATGTGGCTGGGAAACGGCGCGATGGGCTCCAACGTCACCTGCACCTTTGAGGACGGCCGTTTGACCAACAAGGCCCAGCTAGACTTGAAATAG
- a CDS encoding ABC transporter ATP-binding protein produces the protein MPFVAFRDVSKYYQMGEMRIAAADGVDFEIEKGEFVVIVGPSGAGKTTVLNMLGGMDTCSGGEIELDGALISDYNRRQLTEYRRYDVGFVFQFYNLVQNLTALENVELASQICKDPLDPVEMLRQVGLEKRMNNFPAQLSGGEQQRVAIARALAKNPKLMLCDEPTGALDYKTGKQILQLLQDTCRNTGRTVIVITHNKAFTQMANRVIRINSGKVVGTRINPNPVSAERIAW, from the coding sequence ATGCCCTTTGTAGCGTTTCGGGACGTCTCAAAATACTATCAGATGGGGGAAATGCGCATCGCCGCAGCGGACGGTGTGGATTTTGAAATTGAAAAAGGGGAATTTGTGGTCATTGTAGGCCCCAGCGGCGCGGGTAAAACTACCGTGCTCAATATGCTCGGCGGCATGGATACCTGCTCGGGCGGGGAGATCGAGCTGGACGGCGCGCTGATCAGCGATTATAACCGTAGACAGCTCACCGAATACCGCCGCTATGACGTGGGCTTTGTCTTCCAGTTTTACAACCTGGTGCAAAACCTCACGGCGCTGGAAAACGTGGAGCTCGCCTCGCAGATCTGCAAGGACCCCCTAGATCCCGTGGAGATGCTGCGCCAGGTGGGCCTGGAAAAGCGCATGAACAACTTCCCGGCGCAGCTTTCGGGCGGCGAGCAGCAGCGCGTGGCCATTGCGCGCGCGCTGGCCAAGAACCCCAAGCTGATGCTCTGCGACGAGCCGACTGGTGCGCTGGATTATAAAACGGGCAAGCAGATCCTGCAACTTTTGCAGGATACCTGCCGCAACACCGGCCGCACCGTCATCGTTATCACCCACAACAAGGCGTTTACCCAGATGGCCAATCGCGTCATTCGTATCAACAGCGGCAAGGTGGTGGGTACGCGCATCAATCCCAACCCCGTCTCGGCAGAAAGGATTGCGTGGTAG
- a CDS encoding ABC transporter permease produces the protein MHKAFFQEVLRAIRHSMSRFWAIFAIVALGAGFFAGLQASAPDMRITTDAYYDQSNMMDIQLLSTMGFTQDDVEAIARAQGVRAVMPAYSVDAVTRLNDKDEVVRIHSLPAAAKLGEDDPAYMNRPVLVQGRWPKEANECVMGLTSMNKDVLALGDVVTVENKDGSLDDTLEYQAFEIVGFVNSAYYMSFQLGTSTIGSGTLSHFLYVPEEAFITEVYTDMYATIQGAAQEQCFSDGYDQVKDPVKERLEDLAKVREQARFDEIHDDAQGEIDEAWREYDRQKADAQQQLADAQRQLDDAQRQIDDGQRKIDDGRASWQSGKAELARKKQQAASQMDEAQRQIDSGRQQLAQGVADMDLKQKEIDDAYAQIEGPLAQIAQGRQQLALGKQQLDKTKQAIDALSGQIAALKAAGKLDEAAALEAQLAPIQAGYDQGMADYARNLQDLEAQAEPLERVKASLDEGQRQIDEGRATADATRGQLDAAQRELDAQRAQAQAQFGAAERQLDSAKAELDQGERDLAKAREDLQTGRAEYETQKSDAEAELEDGKRQIEDAQKELDKLEKPTWYVLDRQANASFVSMQSDAERIASIASVFPVIFFLVAALVALTTMTRMVEEDRVLIGTYKALGYSGRVIASKYLGYAALASVFGSILGIVIGFKVLPAVVWECYGILYVAPRVINDFHLGIALGAGLASVLCTMIATLAACWATLREEPATLMLPRAPKAGKRILLERIRPLWQRMKFTQKVTARNLFRYKKRLFMTVIGIAGCTALLLTGFGLKDSISDIIHLQFDVVQRYDTTIGVEDGDLQPQVQRMLEDADNFSEIMRASSKTTDIYSDTTSMAAYLFVPERPDQLGDFLNLRTRVSKQAVPFRQDGVLLTEKLAQKLGVGAGDTVRVKNSAGKEVAFTISGVVENYVYHYMYVPPALYRQVTGDAPQYTLIWGKCARADEASRQQLMRDLLANDQVTTAGFNGDIIDTFNNMIKSLNYVVVVLIVSAGLLAFIVLYNLTNINVTERQREIATIKVLGFFDNEVSAYIYRETAMLTIIGCAVGLAFGVVLHGFVIQTCEVDMVMFGRNVGLLSYLYSAGLTLLFAVIVNLVMYRKLQKIDMVESLKSVD, from the coding sequence TTGCATAAGGCGTTTTTCCAGGAGGTGCTGCGCGCCATCCGCCATTCGATGAGCCGTTTTTGGGCGATCTTTGCCATCGTGGCGCTGGGCGCAGGCTTTTTTGCGGGACTGCAGGCGTCCGCGCCCGATATGCGCATCACCACCGACGCGTACTATGACCAGAGCAACATGATGGATATCCAGCTTTTGTCCACCATGGGCTTTACGCAGGACGATGTCGAGGCGATCGCGCGGGCGCAGGGCGTGCGGGCTGTGATGCCTGCATATAGCGTGGACGCCGTCACCCGCTTAAACGATAAGGACGAGGTGGTGCGCATCCACAGCCTGCCCGCTGCGGCCAAACTGGGCGAGGACGATCCCGCCTACATGAACCGTCCGGTGCTGGTGCAGGGGCGCTGGCCCAAGGAGGCCAACGAGTGCGTGATGGGCCTGACCAGCATGAACAAGGACGTGCTGGCCCTGGGGGACGTTGTCACGGTGGAAAACAAGGACGGCTCTCTGGACGACACGCTCGAGTATCAGGCATTTGAGATCGTGGGCTTTGTCAACAGCGCGTATTATATGTCCTTTCAGCTGGGCACCAGTACCATCGGCAGCGGCACGCTGAGCCATTTTCTCTACGTGCCCGAGGAAGCGTTTATCACCGAGGTGTACACCGATATGTACGCCACAATCCAGGGTGCGGCGCAGGAGCAATGCTTTTCCGATGGCTATGACCAGGTCAAAGATCCGGTCAAGGAGCGGCTGGAGGACCTGGCAAAGGTGCGCGAGCAGGCACGCTTTGATGAGATTCACGATGATGCGCAGGGCGAAATAGACGAGGCCTGGCGGGAGTATGACAGGCAGAAGGCGGATGCGCAGCAGCAGCTGGCGGACGCGCAGCGGCAGCTGGACGACGCGCAGCGCCAGATCGATGATGGACAAAGAAAGATTGACGATGGCCGCGCCTCCTGGCAATCGGGCAAAGCGGAGCTGGCCCGAAAGAAGCAGCAGGCCGCGTCCCAGATGGACGAGGCGCAGCGGCAGATCGACAGTGGCCGCCAGCAGCTGGCGCAGGGCGTCGCGGACATGGACCTCAAGCAAAAGGAGATTGATGACGCCTACGCGCAGATCGAGGGGCCGCTGGCGCAGATTGCGCAGGGGCGCCAGCAGCTGGCGCTGGGCAAGCAGCAGTTGGACAAAACCAAACAGGCCATTGACGCCCTCTCTGGTCAGATTGCGGCGCTCAAGGCGGCGGGCAAGCTTGACGAGGCTGCGGCGCTGGAGGCGCAGCTTGCGCCCATCCAGGCGGGTTACGACCAGGGTATGGCGGATTATGCGCGCAACCTGCAGGATTTAGAGGCGCAGGCCGAGCCTTTGGAGCGCGTCAAGGCAAGCCTGGACGAGGGCCAGCGCCAGATTGATGAGGGCAGAGCCACGGCCGACGCCACCAGGGGGCAGCTTGACGCGGCCCAGCGGGAGCTGGACGCGCAGCGCGCGCAGGCGCAGGCGCAATTTGGCGCGGCAGAGCGACAGCTGGACAGCGCCAAAGCGGAGCTGGACCAGGGGGAGCGGGATCTTGCCAAGGCGCGGGAGGACCTGCAGACGGGCCGCGCGGAATATGAGACGCAGAAAAGCGACGCCGAGGCCGAGCTGGAGGATGGCAAAAGGCAGATCGAGGACGCGCAGAAAGAATTGGATAAGCTTGAGAAGCCCACCTGGTACGTGCTGGACCGCCAGGCCAACGCAAGCTTTGTCAGCATGCAGTCCGACGCCGAGCGCATCGCATCGATCGCAAGCGTCTTTCCGGTGATCTTCTTTCTGGTGGCCGCGCTGGTGGCGCTGACCACCATGACGCGCATGGTGGAGGAGGACCGCGTGCTCATCGGCACCTACAAGGCGCTGGGCTACAGCGGGCGGGTCATCGCATCCAAGTACCTGGGCTATGCGGCCCTCGCCAGCGTGTTTGGCAGCATTTTGGGCATCGTCATCGGCTTTAAGGTGCTTCCCGCGGTGGTGTGGGAGTGCTACGGCATTCTCTATGTCGCACCGCGCGTGATCAACGATTTCCATCTGGGCATCGCGCTTGGGGCAGGGCTTGCCTCGGTGCTGTGCACCATGATCGCCACGCTTGCGGCGTGCTGGGCGACCCTGCGCGAGGAACCCGCCACGCTCATGCTGCCGCGCGCGCCCAAGGCGGGCAAGCGCATCCTGCTGGAGCGCATCAGGCCGCTGTGGCAGCGCATGAAGTTCACCCAGAAGGTGACGGCGCGCAACCTGTTCCGCTACAAAAAGCGGCTGTTTATGACCGTCATTGGCATTGCGGGCTGCACAGCGCTGCTGCTGACGGGCTTCGGCCTGAAGGATTCCATCTCGGATATCATCCATTTGCAGTTTGACGTGGTACAGCGCTACGATACCACCATCGGCGTGGAGGACGGTGATCTGCAGCCGCAGGTGCAGCGGATGCTGGAGGATGCGGACAACTTTTCCGAGATCATGCGCGCCTCCAGCAAAACCACGGACATCTATAGCGATACTACCTCCATGGCCGCCTACCTGTTCGTGCCGGAGCGGCCCGATCAATTGGGGGATTTCCTCAACCTGCGCACACGCGTAAGCAAGCAGGCGGTGCCCTTTCGGCAGGACGGCGTGCTGCTGACGGAAAAACTCGCCCAAAAGTTGGGCGTGGGCGCGGGCGATACGGTGCGCGTGAAAAACAGCGCGGGCAAGGAGGTGGCCTTCACCATCTCGGGCGTGGTGGAAAACTACGTCTATCACTACATGTACGTGCCGCCCGCCCTCTACCGGCAGGTGACCGGCGATGCGCCGCAGTACACGCTCATCTGGGGCAAGTGCGCCCGCGCGGACGAGGCGTCGCGCCAGCAGTTGATGCGTGATCTGCTTGCGAACGACCAGGTGACCACCGCCGGCTTTAACGGCGATATCATCGATACCTTCAACAACATGATCAAGAGCCTCAACTACGTGGTGGTGGTATTGATCGTCTCGGCGGGCCTGCTGGCCTTTATCGTGCTGTATAACCTGACCAATATCAACGTCACCGAGCGGCAGCGGGAGATCGCCACCATCAAGGTGCTGGGCTTCTTTGATAACGAGGTGAGTGCATACATCTACCGCGAGACGGCTATGCTCACCATCATCGGCTGCGCGGTGGGTCTGGCCTTCGGCGTGGTGCTGCACGGCTTTGTCATCCAGACATGCGAGGTGGATATGGTGATGTTCGGGCGCAATGTGGGCCTGCTAAGCTACCTCTATTCAGCAGGGTTGACGCTGCTGTTTGCGGTGATCGTCAATCTTGTGATGTACCGCAAGCTGCAGAAGATCGACATGGTGGAATCACTCAAATCCGTAGATTGA